The following are from one region of the Ruficoccus sp. ZRK36 genome:
- a CDS encoding DUF4962 domain-containing protein, with the protein MKSFQLLAVCLCASFAHAGEGLQPFDSRWDHSHYLGFRPANESVADVNPPRFSWPYIPGTIIESRDAVPETTFTLQISSRPDFASPEIERAATWNFINDLPPLKPGHWFWRVRYDVPDRPEQWSAIREFTVEEKTPQWDRSALGQDLWPHPRVGPEDGDWESFAQRLKTDPVLAPLWAEAQRKGESILKQDWWSDFPSTDRPENSDKKAGKALSRKLKNIGDDLLVAGFIYRVSGDERFRPAIDHALTVASFPKGGETSPEYNGCSDKWGTRWSYYLARFYDWFEADLPAEQADALREAAAWRLQAIMGVALSWKGNKGIHASGSAVFQQSHPYENIMSATQTALLLAGDDETADEWLPLLMNYFTGVGAGHGPDEAWNEAGGYAYFKSAPAFYAYLVAEMTCPDIDLKQSPWFPHLADFLLDLTPPGAGRQGYGDYTEDTGTAMRQSDLMKSIMLASVATQDGKFSHVWEQMQREGARPRGLDISLFIAAAERLGVPEAGGDHPASTLYPTAGWIFAGTFDPSQRETAADGARVTVMARPNGGYSHSYAHDGAFVWQVYGKTLSAGGGSTVYADMYARHTLSHNGILVNGHGAEFRDFKSPFPYAARPLYWETKPELTLWSVDLTGSYQADPESPVQHGMTRKLPPEWGAPELQTWRRHFAMVGTDTLVIYDELELKPEADPSIFTWLYHFPPNSSPALSEDKGLTRLNYRVDDVDAALWQHADVPVEAELAEGKETLINPITGTDYLPGILKAYKRRERERTWEVWATDRLTVTTEPVRKAHFLTVLLARREGAPERAVEFLDGPAVVIRGSDEKQTVSFTPAIKGDVQMDVPAIAAYAEQSEPYRLPLFGELDQLDVGGEPLQVEWLRHENFDGADWQNRWFVENQNALVRATDDGLEVTQPEGARGQGTTAWLRAPLPADVVIRLRARTLETDDFNACNLNAFISATEADGSPVRFNRPGVYTDYHQMNNYLVTFTGGSMEGWSRLRRDPGFNLIHDDPLRTEQGKTYEILYVLRGGQVQVYRDGKIVHDWTDPDPLPGGLFGLRTWSSDIVWEQVDIGVPRAPAAP; encoded by the coding sequence GTGAAGTCATTCCAGCTGCTGGCTGTTTGCCTGTGCGCCTCTTTTGCGCATGCCGGTGAAGGCTTGCAGCCCTTTGACTCTCGCTGGGATCACTCGCACTACCTTGGATTTCGCCCGGCCAATGAGTCGGTCGCAGATGTGAACCCACCTCGATTCTCGTGGCCCTATATTCCGGGAACGATCATCGAGAGCAGGGATGCTGTGCCGGAGACAACGTTCACGCTGCAAATTTCCTCCCGCCCCGATTTTGCATCGCCGGAGATCGAGCGTGCGGCGACGTGGAACTTTATCAACGACCTGCCCCCGCTCAAGCCCGGCCACTGGTTCTGGCGTGTGCGTTATGATGTCCCCGATCGCCCGGAGCAGTGGAGTGCGATCCGTGAATTTACCGTTGAGGAGAAAACGCCGCAGTGGGACCGCAGTGCGCTTGGTCAGGACTTGTGGCCACACCCGCGAGTCGGCCCGGAGGATGGGGACTGGGAGTCCTTTGCGCAGCGACTGAAGACCGACCCCGTCCTGGCTCCTCTCTGGGCAGAGGCTCAGCGGAAGGGGGAGTCAATTTTGAAGCAGGACTGGTGGAGCGATTTCCCCAGCACCGACCGCCCAGAAAACTCTGATAAAAAAGCGGGTAAGGCGCTCAGTCGAAAGCTGAAAAATATCGGTGATGACCTGCTGGTCGCAGGATTCATTTACCGGGTGAGCGGTGACGAGCGTTTCCGACCGGCTATCGACCATGCGCTGACCGTGGCGAGTTTCCCAAAAGGCGGAGAGACCTCTCCCGAGTACAACGGCTGCTCTGATAAGTGGGGGACGCGGTGGAGCTACTATCTGGCCCGCTTCTACGACTGGTTTGAGGCCGACCTCCCTGCTGAGCAGGCCGACGCGCTGCGCGAGGCGGCTGCCTGGCGCCTGCAGGCCATCATGGGGGTAGCCCTCTCCTGGAAGGGGAACAAAGGCATTCATGCATCCGGCTCGGCCGTTTTCCAGCAGAGCCATCCGTATGAAAATATCATGAGTGCGACGCAGACGGCCCTGCTCCTGGCGGGCGATGATGAAACAGCCGACGAGTGGCTGCCGCTCCTCATGAACTACTTTACGGGTGTCGGTGCCGGGCACGGCCCGGACGAAGCCTGGAACGAGGCCGGCGGATACGCTTACTTTAAAAGTGCTCCGGCCTTCTATGCTTATCTCGTCGCGGAGATGACCTGCCCGGATATTGATTTAAAGCAATCGCCCTGGTTTCCGCATCTGGCGGATTTTCTGCTCGATCTGACGCCTCCGGGAGCTGGTCGCCAGGGCTATGGTGATTACACCGAGGATACGGGTACAGCCATGCGCCAGAGCGATTTGATGAAGTCCATCATGCTGGCATCCGTGGCGACGCAGGACGGTAAGTTTAGCCATGTCTGGGAGCAGATGCAGCGCGAAGGTGCCCGGCCGCGCGGACTGGATATAAGCCTTTTCATCGCCGCCGCAGAGCGCCTCGGCGTGCCTGAGGCCGGAGGGGATCACCCCGCCTCTACTCTTTATCCCACGGCGGGCTGGATCTTTGCCGGGACCTTTGACCCGAGCCAACGCGAGACCGCGGCGGATGGCGCGCGCGTGACCGTCATGGCCCGCCCGAATGGCGGCTACAGCCACTCCTACGCGCACGATGGCGCCTTCGTCTGGCAGGTGTACGGTAAGACCTTGTCAGCGGGTGGCGGCTCCACCGTGTACGCCGATATGTACGCCAGACACACGCTCAGCCATAACGGTATTCTCGTGAATGGCCATGGCGCGGAGTTTCGGGACTTTAAGAGCCCGTTTCCTTATGCCGCGCGTCCCTTGTATTGGGAAACCAAGCCCGAGCTTACGCTCTGGTCCGTGGACCTGACAGGTAGCTATCAGGCTGACCCTGAGTCTCCCGTTCAGCATGGGATGACCCGCAAGCTCCCGCCGGAGTGGGGCGCTCCCGAGCTGCAGACCTGGCGCCGTCACTTTGCCATGGTGGGTACGGACACACTGGTCATTTACGACGAGCTGGAGCTCAAGCCTGAAGCTGACCCGAGTATCTTTACCTGGCTGTACCACTTCCCGCCGAACAGCTCGCCTGCCCTGAGCGAAGACAAGGGGCTGACGCGCCTGAATTACCGTGTGGATGATGTGGACGCCGCTCTGTGGCAGCATGCCGATGTCCCTGTCGAAGCCGAACTGGCCGAGGGCAAAGAGACGCTGATCAATCCGATCACCGGTACGGACTACCTGCCCGGCATTCTCAAGGCCTACAAGCGTCGTGAACGCGAGCGCACCTGGGAAGTCTGGGCTACGGACCGCCTGACCGTGACGACCGAGCCTGTCCGCAAGGCGCATTTCCTGACGGTGCTGCTGGCCCGCCGTGAGGGAGCACCCGAGCGTGCGGTTGAGTTTCTCGATGGTCCGGCAGTGGTGATCCGTGGCTCTGACGAAAAGCAGACTGTGTCCTTTACGCCAGCCATTAAGGGGGACGTACAGATGGATGTACCTGCCATCGCCGCCTACGCTGAGCAGAGCGAGCCCTACCGGCTGCCGTTGTTCGGTGAGCTGGACCAACTGGACGTCGGTGGTGAGCCGCTTCAGGTCGAGTGGCTGCGTCACGAGAACTTCGATGGGGCCGATTGGCAGAACCGCTGGTTCGTCGAAAACCAAAACGCACTGGTGCGTGCTACCGATGATGGTCTTGAAGTCACACAGCCCGAGGGCGCGCGAGGCCAGGGGACAACGGCTTGGCTGCGGGCGCCTCTGCCTGCGGATGTCGTGATCCGTTTGCGCGCACGTACGCTTGAGACCGATGATTTTAATGCCTGCAACCTCAATGCCTTTATCAGTGCCACCGAGGCTGACGGCTCGCCGGTTCGCTTCAACCGACCCGGTGTCTACACCGACTATCACCAGATGAATAACTATCTGGTCACCTTTACAGGCGGGAGCATGGAGGGCTGGAGCCGTCTGCGCCGTGATCCGGGATTTAATCTGATCCACGACGACCCCCTGCGCACCGAGCAGGGTAAAACCTACGAGATTCTCTACGTCCTGCGTGGTGGCCAGGTGCAGGTTTACCGCGATGGTAAAATCGTGCATGACTGGACTGACCCCGATCCTCTGCCGGGCGGGCTGTTCGGCTTGCGGACCTGGTCCAGCGACATTGTCTGGGAGCAGGTGGATATCGGTGTCCCCCGTGCACCGGCAGCGCCTTGA
- a CDS encoding LacI family DNA-binding transcriptional regulator, translating into MPQRISMRELAAEAGVSVMTVSLALRNSPKLSEATRTRIQELAQQRGYRPDPALRALADYRLGKRQRSYSGTIAYLRNTPPDAITQNTSLHHHIYKGAKRRGEKLGLKVEDFAIADYVKDSDRLSKILLARGIQGLLVGPQPRSHTHLELDWEKFSAVALGYSLESPSLNVVIDNQFNASLICMRELCKLGYQRVGFVILTDQDERSIHRYVGAYHSAQENLPPDYPRLPILRGPEITEEAFNRWFDDNRPDALLSLHDTVIGYMEKRGIRIPEDIGYAVPFSVETLDHMAHADGRPEEVGVAAVEMLSGMIDRNDKGIPPIPRNLIIDPLWVPSQSVRQVGPPIHV; encoded by the coding sequence ATGCCCCAACGTATCTCGATGCGCGAACTGGCCGCCGAGGCAGGCGTCAGCGTCATGACGGTTTCTCTGGCCCTGCGGAACTCCCCCAAGCTCTCAGAGGCCACCCGTACCCGTATTCAGGAGCTGGCCCAGCAGCGCGGCTACCGCCCCGACCCAGCGCTACGAGCACTGGCAGACTACCGGCTGGGTAAGCGCCAGCGTTCGTACTCAGGCACCATTGCCTATCTGCGCAACACGCCCCCGGACGCCATCACTCAGAACACCAGCCTGCATCATCACATCTATAAAGGTGCCAAGCGACGGGGTGAAAAACTTGGTCTCAAGGTCGAGGACTTCGCGATCGCAGACTACGTTAAAGACTCCGACCGTCTCTCGAAAATCCTCCTCGCCCGCGGCATCCAGGGGCTGCTGGTGGGCCCGCAACCTCGATCCCATACGCATCTGGAGCTCGATTGGGAAAAGTTCAGTGCCGTTGCGCTGGGCTACTCGCTGGAAAGCCCCAGCCTGAATGTCGTCATCGACAACCAGTTTAACGCCTCTCTGATCTGTATGCGCGAGCTGTGCAAACTCGGCTACCAGCGCGTAGGATTCGTCATCCTGACAGATCAGGACGAGCGCAGCATTCACCGCTATGTGGGCGCCTATCACTCGGCACAGGAAAACCTGCCCCCCGACTACCCTCGCCTGCCGATCCTCCGAGGGCCGGAAATCACGGAGGAGGCGTTTAATCGCTGGTTTGACGATAATCGCCCCGACGCCCTGCTGAGCCTGCACGACACGGTCATCGGGTACATGGAAAAGCGCGGCATCAGGATACCGGAGGATATCGGCTATGCCGTCCCTTTCTCCGTGGAAACGCTTGATCACATGGCCCATGCCGATGGCAGACCGGAGGAGGTCGGTGTCGCCGCCGTCGAGATGCTCAGCGGTATGATCGACCGCAATGACAAAGGAATCCCCCCCATCCCCCGCAACTTGATCATCGATCCGCTCTGGGTTCCGTCTCAATCGGTCCGTCAGGTAGGTCCTCCCATACACGTTTAG
- a CDS encoding translocation/assembly module TamB domain-containing protein, which produces MNLKTARKTLLRTALAVGLVVLLLAGTSPWWLGWAIGLAVKGSGVSIDQYELQGYGSFRLQEIHYADAQSGLEAQIDFLQTATPPAILWKKLTGQPLDLSIGTITVEQGKPAASPQKPSNTKATPPSEPSSPAALAAQGFKALDLLESWPVEVHVEKIVYTADPHTITVEQPCYEAGVFTTTVNTSLTEQSLAIRVDRPSPSELRVTATLSPEPVHLKTVLALTTATELDLNGEINWRDQPATFSTQWQGQGLLPDRAALKAEDWALPEDLLTKDQRPGYGAPHASLAANWDGQQYTLSLDASAAPEDETLPALTARIAAEGDTEALKLDQFSIEGGWITANLSEPVNIPLNDLKDLPAARFNLEADLSGQSLLPARGQITASLVADDRPDNAYPLVTAKLEARGLAYEAYTADSADVEAELDWPQLTLSRGTVTLPQDSSLAFSGSYDIEKETLSAIVADIALSGQLVQQYTPQAPDFERLRVQVTVEGPTSRPRHTGDITITQLAWADDHIDTDLHWSGEHGALKVLSGKGGNDALDFTWEGSADIGPDRQSVTLSQARLEPRDYANVELQKPFTLSRGEDGVITLTEVSILGSEGGSVHAQARVDWPRSGTVSLSANEISPVWLKAVTDAKLPFPTHLDSLNVDAQWDNGPIVYTVKGEAIGEPEDQPTLSLSLDIAGDAEGLRLNSLSAQQGQTQLANAHGQVPVTLDPTQSEMLRIETEAPADFYLVANPGSTSLWRWLQEQYHLVLEQPSLELAIKGSLAAPTGKLSASLAKLESTEGGDLPELPPVDSLRVDAAFSPDEITLSQLSLNLADRPLSANGKLPMSEEAWEALISDAQPPKIEDASGTLRLDDVPLSAFSGYLPDVLRSSGTVGLSAELKPGLNWSGQLNVEGVETMPLPQLGSVTGIQAQMQLVQTRLNITRASAQLGGQELAITGTIDVESLEQPRFDLAIKGEQIPFVRSPGLILRGSPDLTVVTDDEDITTVAGSVKLDESFFTIDLTSLTTGGGGGGGGGGPGRPFPYVSIEDEPLASWRLRIDIEGDEFLRVRTPVFEGMVSADLQALGTMREPMVLGQVLIDQGVVMFPFANLRIQQGNVTIRQDQPDQPIIDITATGRAYGYDLVMRVTGGPDDPQLSFTSTPALEQGDILLMITAGRMPDSDQRSTQSRLTGLGVFIGNTILVDLGLVDPLDDQLQVYVGEDVTLTGKDTIRVIYRIDEDWAIVGQYDRFDDYTLDFKWTVYSD; this is translated from the coding sequence ATGAACCTGAAAACAGCCCGCAAAACCCTACTGCGGACAGCACTGGCCGTAGGACTGGTGGTGCTGCTTCTGGCCGGGACCTCCCCTTGGTGGCTGGGCTGGGCCATCGGGCTGGCTGTGAAGGGGTCGGGCGTCAGTATCGACCAGTATGAGCTACAGGGCTACGGGTCCTTCCGCTTGCAGGAGATTCATTATGCGGATGCTCAGAGTGGACTGGAGGCACAGATCGACTTTTTGCAAACAGCTACCCCACCCGCCATTCTTTGGAAAAAACTCACCGGACAGCCGCTTGATCTGTCCATCGGCACGATCACGGTCGAGCAGGGCAAACCTGCAGCGAGCCCGCAAAAGCCATCCAATACGAAAGCCACCCCACCGAGCGAGCCAAGCAGCCCCGCGGCATTGGCAGCGCAGGGCTTTAAGGCGCTCGATCTGCTTGAGAGCTGGCCGGTAGAGGTCCATGTAGAGAAAATCGTCTACACCGCAGATCCACACACGATCACGGTCGAGCAGCCCTGCTACGAGGCGGGCGTTTTCACGACGACAGTGAACACCTCCCTCACTGAGCAATCCCTCGCTATACGTGTCGATCGCCCCTCCCCGTCCGAACTGCGCGTCACGGCAACACTTTCCCCCGAGCCCGTTCATCTGAAAACTGTGCTGGCGCTCACCACCGCGACTGAGCTTGATCTAAACGGCGAAATCAACTGGCGCGACCAGCCCGCGACCTTCAGCACCCAGTGGCAGGGACAGGGGCTACTGCCAGACCGTGCCGCACTCAAAGCCGAAGACTGGGCTCTGCCGGAGGACCTTCTCACCAAAGACCAGCGCCCCGGTTACGGTGCCCCCCATGCCTCATTGGCAGCCAACTGGGATGGCCAGCAATACACGCTCTCGCTCGATGCCTCAGCCGCTCCAGAGGACGAGACACTCCCGGCCCTGACAGCCCGCATCGCAGCCGAGGGCGATACCGAGGCGCTGAAGCTTGACCAATTCTCCATCGAGGGAGGCTGGATCACCGCGAATCTGAGCGAGCCCGTCAACATCCCGCTCAACGACCTGAAAGACCTGCCTGCGGCGCGTTTCAATCTGGAGGCTGATCTCTCCGGGCAAAGTCTGCTGCCAGCCCGTGGGCAGATCACGGCCTCGCTGGTCGCTGACGATCGCCCGGACAATGCCTATCCGCTCGTCACCGCAAAGCTGGAGGCCCGAGGGCTTGCTTACGAGGCGTACACCGCCGACTCTGCCGACGTTGAAGCCGAACTGGACTGGCCCCAACTCACCCTCAGCCGTGGCACGGTTACCCTTCCGCAGGACTCATCGCTGGCGTTCAGTGGCAGTTACGACATTGAGAAAGAAACGCTCAGTGCGATCGTGGCAGACATCGCCCTGTCCGGTCAACTCGTACAGCAGTACACGCCGCAAGCTCCTGACTTTGAGCGCCTGCGTGTGCAGGTCACCGTTGAAGGCCCCACCAGCCGCCCTCGGCACACCGGTGACATCACGATCACACAGTTGGCATGGGCAGACGACCACATTGACACCGATCTGCACTGGAGCGGCGAGCACGGTGCCCTCAAAGTCCTCTCGGGTAAAGGCGGCAACGATGCGCTGGACTTCACGTGGGAAGGCAGCGCCGACATCGGCCCCGACCGGCAAAGCGTCACCCTCAGCCAGGCCCGTCTTGAACCACGCGACTACGCAAACGTCGAGCTCCAGAAGCCCTTTACGCTTTCTCGCGGAGAAGACGGGGTCATCACTCTGACCGAGGTCTCGATCCTCGGCAGCGAAGGTGGCAGCGTTCACGCACAGGCCCGGGTCGATTGGCCCCGGAGCGGGACCGTTTCGCTCTCCGCCAACGAAATCAGCCCGGTCTGGCTCAAAGCGGTCACAGACGCAAAGCTCCCCTTCCCCACGCATCTGGACAGCCTTAACGTCGATGCGCAGTGGGACAACGGCCCCATCGTCTACACCGTCAAAGGCGAGGCCATCGGAGAGCCCGAAGACCAGCCCACGCTGAGCCTTTCCCTCGACATTGCCGGGGACGCCGAGGGGCTGCGCCTCAACAGCCTCTCCGCGCAGCAGGGCCAGACTCAGCTCGCCAATGCCCACGGTCAGGTACCGGTCACCCTTGATCCCACTCAATCTGAAATGCTGCGCATCGAGACCGAGGCTCCGGCTGACTTCTACCTGGTGGCTAACCCCGGATCGACCAGTCTCTGGCGCTGGCTGCAGGAGCAGTACCACCTCGTGCTTGAGCAGCCGAGCCTGGAGCTCGCGATCAAAGGCAGCCTGGCCGCGCCCACCGGTAAGCTCAGCGCCAGCCTGGCCAAACTCGAATCCACCGAAGGCGGCGATCTGCCCGAGCTGCCGCCCGTGGATAGTCTCCGCGTAGATGCCGCTTTCTCCCCGGACGAGATCACCCTGAGCCAGTTGAGCCTGAATCTGGCCGACCGCCCCCTCTCGGCAAACGGCAAGCTGCCCATGTCCGAGGAGGCTTGGGAGGCCCTGATCTCGGATGCACAGCCGCCGAAAATCGAAGATGCCTCCGGCACCCTGCGCCTGGACGACGTCCCCCTGAGCGCCTTTTCCGGCTACCTACCCGATGTCTTGCGCAGCAGCGGCACCGTCGGCCTGAGCGCCGAGCTCAAGCCGGGGTTGAATTGGTCCGGGCAGCTCAACGTCGAAGGCGTGGAGACGATGCCACTGCCACAGCTCGGCTCCGTCACCGGCATACAGGCCCAGATGCAGTTGGTCCAGACTCGGCTGAACATCACCCGTGCCTCAGCCCAGCTCGGCGGGCAAGAGCTCGCGATCACCGGCACGATTGACGTCGAGTCGCTGGAGCAGCCTCGCTTTGATCTCGCCATCAAGGGCGAGCAAATCCCGTTCGTGCGCTCGCCGGGGCTGATCCTGCGCGGCAGCCCGGACCTCACTGTCGTGACGGATGATGAGGACATCACGACGGTGGCCGGAAGCGTAAAGCTCGACGAAAGCTTTTTCACCATCGACCTGACCTCGCTCACCACCGGCGGCGGGGGCGGAGGAGGCGGTGGCGGCCCCGGTCGCCCCTTCCCCTACGTCTCAATCGAGGACGAACCTCTCGCCTCCTGGCGGCTGCGAATTGACATCGAGGGCGACGAATTCCTGCGCGTGCGCACGCCAGTCTTTGAGGGGATGGTCTCGGCGGACCTGCAGGCTCTGGGCACGATGCGCGAGCCGATGGTGCTGGGGCAGGTGCTGATCGATCAAGGCGTCGTCATGTTCCCCTTTGCCAATCTCCGCATCCAGCAGGGCAATGTCACCATCCGGCAGGATCAGCCGGATCAACCCATCATCGACATTACAGCCACAGGTCGCGCCTACGGCTACGATCTGGTCATGCGCGTAACCGGTGGCCCGGACGACCCGCAACTGAGCTTCACCTCCACGCCTGCGCTGGAGCAGGGAGACATCCTCCTCATGATCACCGCCGGGCGCATGCCCGACAGTGACCAACGCTCGACCCAGAGCCGCCTCACGGGCTTGGGCGTCTTTATCGGCAACACTATCCTGGTGGACCTCGGGCTGGTCGATCCTCTTGACGACCAGTTGCAGGTGTATGTCGGCGAGGACGTCACCCTCACCGGCAAGGACACCATCCGCGTCATTTACCGCATCGACGAAGACTGGGCTATCGTAGGCCAGTACGACCGCTTCGACGACTACACCCTGGACTTTAAATGGACCGTCTACTCCGACTAG
- a CDS encoding BamA/TamA family outer membrane protein, with protein sequence MALLLAAPCRGAEVFGLIGNPDVAISGFGLIGNIELTRTLQILEPQDEHLTTFDTIYLEDSLWILSGELKRRGYLHPAINASLARGDEIIWEGRWEEGEVTPKLPPKLEGDHVNLMIEAGVLFYFNNVQVNGLPAEITREPESFFYSTDRLIISEGDRFFSSGRMASGVSAIELTLRGLGYRDAAAKSKVTAEDRESGAVDIQVDVEPGPLYMIERLTLIAPAAGNQTALEESQLVDQRFDPAWLQRQSRDLRSRYFASGHPDVVINQKVEVLDEEGDVRRTHVTLSAEPGPVVHLGDVSFKKAESVSTPLLERQANLQSGELLDRSQVEEGRERLSRLGVFRTIRIDYEDAGDGQWNVVYDTEMKEQTEINLIFGVGSFDIVRGGFEIIQNNLWDLAHHSSFSAIKSVKGTYLDYTYAIPQIMGEDLDYFLSANYLYREEISFDREEYGGSTGLQHYFSDIDTSASVQYNYGQVEANNGNFVNPPGPTKSLVSSVTLKANRSELDNPIFPTDGWQVFGSSEFAFPELGGQVNFQRIEVGGAWHKPITDSGLVFHAGYKTGIITSFGSASDNIPMPKRFYLGGENTVRGYRRDQASPVDAQGQEIGAVSYMLWQVEFEQRLTEMISVVAFCDTVGNAAEIEDYPFNEVLISVGAGITLRTIVGPLRFEYGYNVKKRTFDPQGTFQVALGFPF encoded by the coding sequence ATGGCGCTGCTGCTAGCCGCGCCCTGCCGCGGCGCGGAGGTGTTCGGCCTGATCGGTAACCCCGATGTCGCCATCAGCGGCTTCGGGCTTATCGGGAACATCGAGCTAACCCGCACGCTACAGATTTTGGAGCCGCAGGACGAGCACCTGACGACCTTTGACACCATCTACCTGGAGGACTCGCTGTGGATCCTCTCCGGTGAGCTCAAGCGACGCGGCTACCTCCACCCCGCGATCAACGCGAGTCTGGCCCGTGGAGACGAAATCATCTGGGAAGGCCGCTGGGAAGAGGGAGAAGTGACGCCGAAACTCCCGCCCAAGCTCGAGGGCGACCACGTCAACCTCATGATTGAGGCGGGCGTGCTCTTTTACTTTAACAACGTACAGGTCAACGGCCTGCCCGCAGAGATCACCCGCGAGCCGGAGAGCTTCTTCTACTCCACGGACCGGCTCATTATCTCCGAAGGAGACCGGTTCTTCTCCAGCGGACGGATGGCCAGCGGCGTCAGCGCTATCGAGCTCACCCTGCGCGGTCTCGGCTATCGTGACGCTGCAGCCAAAAGTAAAGTCACCGCCGAGGACCGCGAAAGCGGTGCGGTGGACATCCAGGTGGATGTCGAGCCCGGCCCCCTCTACATGATCGAGCGGCTCACCCTGATCGCCCCAGCCGCTGGTAACCAGACAGCCCTGGAGGAGAGTCAACTCGTCGATCAACGCTTCGACCCGGCCTGGCTCCAGCGCCAGTCACGGGACCTGCGCAGCCGGTACTTTGCCAGCGGCCACCCCGACGTGGTCATCAACCAAAAGGTCGAGGTCCTCGATGAAGAGGGGGACGTGCGCCGCACCCATGTCACCCTCAGCGCCGAGCCGGGTCCGGTCGTCCACCTCGGAGATGTCAGCTTTAAGAAGGCCGAAAGCGTGAGCACTCCCCTGCTGGAGCGTCAGGCCAACCTCCAGTCCGGCGAGCTGCTCGACCGCTCCCAGGTCGAGGAAGGCCGTGAACGCCTGAGCCGTCTGGGCGTTTTCCGAACCATCCGCATCGACTACGAAGACGCTGGCGATGGTCAGTGGAATGTTGTCTACGACACCGAGATGAAAGAGCAGACCGAGATCAACCTGATCTTCGGTGTGGGCAGTTTCGATATCGTGCGCGGTGGCTTCGAGATCATCCAGAACAACCTCTGGGATCTCGCCCACCACTCAAGCTTTAGCGCGATCAAATCCGTCAAGGGCACGTATCTCGACTACACCTACGCCATCCCGCAGATCATGGGCGAGGATCTCGACTACTTCCTCTCTGCGAACTATCTGTACCGCGAGGAGATCAGCTTCGACCGGGAGGAGTACGGCGGCTCGACCGGGCTTCAGCACTACTTCAGCGACATCGACACCTCGGCCAGCGTGCAGTATAACTACGGGCAGGTGGAGGCCAACAACGGCAACTTCGTCAATCCCCCCGGCCCCACCAAGTCGCTCGTCTCCAGTGTCACGCTTAAGGCTAACCGCAGCGAACTCGACAACCCGATTTTCCCCACTGACGGCTGGCAGGTCTTTGGCAGCTCGGAGTTCGCCTTCCCGGAGCTGGGCGGGCAGGTAAACTTCCAGCGTATCGAGGTGGGCGGAGCCTGGCACAAGCCGATCACGGATAGCGGGCTGGTCTTTCACGCCGGGTACAAGACCGGCATCATCACCTCCTTCGGCTCGGCCAGCGATAACATCCCCATGCCGAAGCGCTTCTATCTCGGCGGTGAGAATACCGTGCGCGGTTACCGCCGTGACCAGGCCTCCCCTGTCGATGCACAGGGGCAGGAGATCGGCGCTGTCAGTTACATGCTGTGGCAGGTCGAGTTCGAGCAGCGCCTGACAGAAATGATCTCCGTAGTGGCTTTCTGTGACACCGTCGGAAACGCCGCCGAGATCGAGGACTACCCCTTTAACGAGGTGCTCATCAGCGTCGGCGCCGGGATCACCCTGCGCACGATTGTCGGCCCCCTGCGCTTCGAGTACGGCTACAACGTCAAGAAACGCACGTTTGACCCGCAGGGAACCTTCCAGGTCGCTCTCGGCTTTCCCTTCTAG
- a CDS encoding EamA family transporter, whose protein sequence is MDWVTLGLFSAVVLGLYDLGKKHAVRDNAVLPVLFWAQVVSATIWLPWVITSHVRPELIPTNLLQVEPIDALGHLRLFAKSALVGTSWIFAYFALKHLPISLVAPIRATSPVWTLIGALVLLGERFSGLQWTGIAVTLAGFYILSIAGKKEGIRFSRDRWVLFIIAATLLGAVSSLYDKYLLNIVGYSAPTVQSWFAIYLVVFFFPFFWGWKQRWWPRGEFEWRWSIPFVGVALLIADFAYFRALEMDGVLIGVMSCLRRGSALVSFAGGLWFFKEKNGMQKFPALLTILLGIILLVIGKGS, encoded by the coding sequence ATGGATTGGGTAACTCTGGGGCTGTTTTCGGCAGTCGTCCTCGGCTTATATGACCTTGGGAAAAAGCATGCGGTGCGCGACAATGCGGTGCTACCGGTGCTGTTCTGGGCACAGGTGGTCTCCGCGACGATCTGGCTGCCATGGGTCATAACAAGCCATGTACGCCCTGAGCTGATCCCGACCAACCTGCTGCAGGTCGAGCCTATTGACGCATTAGGGCACTTACGGCTCTTTGCAAAATCAGCACTGGTTGGCACCTCGTGGATATTCGCCTATTTCGCCCTCAAGCATCTGCCCATCTCACTGGTGGCACCGATACGGGCGACCAGTCCGGTGTGGACACTCATCGGGGCGCTTGTGCTCCTCGGGGAACGCTTTAGCGGGCTCCAGTGGACCGGTATCGCCGTGACGCTGGCGGGCTTCTATATTCTGTCCATCGCCGGTAAAAAGGAGGGGATCCGTTTTTCCCGTGACCGCTGGGTGCTGTTTATCATCGCCGCAACGTTGCTGGGGGCTGTCAGCTCGCTCTATGACAAGTATCTGCTGAACATCGTCGGCTACAGCGCGCCCACCGTGCAGTCCTGGTTTGCGATTTATCTGGTGGTGTTCTTTTTCCCGTTTTTCTGGGGCTGGAAGCAGCGTTGGTGGCCCCGCGGAGAGTTCGAATGGCGCTGGTCGATCCCCTTTGTCGGCGTGGCCCTGCTAATCGCGGACTTCGCCTACTTCCGGGCGCTGGAGATGGACGGCGTCCTGATCGGGGTCATGTCCTGCCTGCGCCGGGGCAGCGCGCTCGTCTCGTTTGCCGGTGGTCTGTGGTTTTTTAAGGAAAAGAATGGGATGCAGAAATTCCCCGCCCTGCTTACGATCCTGCTCGGCATCATCCTACTCGTGATCGGTAAGGGATCGTAG